The following coding sequences are from one Kallotenue papyrolyticum window:
- a CDS encoding acetylxylan esterase, with product MAIFDLPLDQLRTYLPARDEPADFDSFWQQTLAEARAHPLAARFEPIASDLTTLEVFDVTFNGYGGHPIKGWLILPRRRDAALPCVVEYIGYGGGRGLPIDWLLWASAGYAHLVMDTRGQGSSWLRGDTPDPEAQGNDPHYPGFMTRGILDPHTYYYRRVFTDAVRAVEAARAHPAVDATRIAVTGGSQGGGITLAVAGLLPDLQAVLPDVPFLCHYRRAMEITDSYPYQELVRYLMIHREREERVLRTLAYFDGVNFAARATAPALFSVGLMDEVCPPSTVFAAYNHYAGEKDIRIWRYNHHEGGASYQTLEKLRFLRALWSA from the coding sequence ATGGCTATCTTCGATCTGCCGCTCGATCAACTACGCACGTACCTGCCGGCGCGCGACGAGCCCGCCGATTTCGATAGCTTCTGGCAGCAGACGCTGGCCGAGGCGCGCGCCCATCCGTTGGCGGCGCGCTTCGAGCCGATCGCCAGCGACCTGACCACCCTGGAGGTCTTCGACGTCACCTTCAACGGCTACGGCGGCCACCCGATCAAGGGCTGGCTGATTCTGCCGCGCCGGCGGGATGCGGCTCTGCCCTGTGTGGTGGAGTACATCGGCTACGGCGGCGGACGTGGCCTGCCGATCGACTGGCTGCTGTGGGCTAGCGCCGGCTATGCTCACCTGGTGATGGATACACGCGGACAGGGTAGTTCCTGGCTGCGTGGCGATACGCCCGATCCGGAGGCACAGGGCAACGATCCGCACTATCCCGGCTTCATGACGCGTGGCATTCTCGATCCCCACACCTACTACTACCGGCGCGTCTTCACCGATGCGGTGCGCGCGGTCGAGGCGGCGCGCGCCCATCCGGCGGTGGACGCAACGCGCATCGCGGTGACAGGCGGTAGTCAGGGCGGCGGCATCACCCTGGCGGTCGCCGGTCTGCTCCCCGATCTGCAGGCGGTGCTGCCCGATGTGCCGTTCCTGTGCCACTACCGCCGCGCCATGGAGATCACCGATAGCTATCCCTACCAGGAGCTGGTGCGCTACCTGATGATCCACCGCGAGCGCGAGGAGCGCGTGTTGCGCACGCTGGCCTACTTCGACGGCGTGAACTTCGCGGCGCGCGCCACGGCGCCGGCACTGTTTTCGGTCGGGCTGATGGATGAGGTCTGTCCGCCCTCGACGGTCTTCGCCGCGTACAACCACTATGCCGGCGAGAAAGACATCCGCATCTGGCGCTACAACCACCATGAGGGCGGCGCGTCCTACCAGACGCTCGAGAAGCTGCGCTTCCTGCGCGCGCTCTGGTCGGCCTAG
- a CDS encoding VOC family protein, with protein MTPTPLPSTAIAQVAIVVPDIVAAAQAWAALLGQPVPEIIVTDAWERARTEYRGQPTPARAKLAFFHLGQLDLELIEPIDGPSTWRDQLEQHGPSLHHVAFQIRGMPEQIARGAAQGMPLIQRGEYTGGRYAYLDGTARLGCVIELLENDPSASSSGAEA; from the coding sequence ATGACCCCCACCCCCTTGCCATCCACCGCCATCGCACAGGTCGCGATCGTTGTGCCGGACATCGTCGCCGCGGCGCAAGCCTGGGCCGCGCTGTTGGGACAGCCCGTTCCCGAGATCATCGTGACCGATGCCTGGGAGCGGGCACGCACCGAATACCGCGGCCAGCCCACGCCGGCGCGCGCCAAATTGGCCTTTTTCCACCTGGGGCAGCTCGATCTGGAGCTGATCGAGCCGATCGACGGGCCGAGCACCTGGCGCGATCAACTGGAGCAGCACGGTCCCAGCCTGCACCACGTCGCTTTTCAGATTCGCGGTATGCCGGAGCAGATCGCACGCGGCGCGGCGCAGGGCATGCCCCTGATCCAGCGCGGCGAGTACACCGGCGGACGCTACGCCTACCTCGATGGCACGGCGCGACTCGGCTGCGTGATCGAGCTGCTGGAGAACGACCCATCCGCGTCATCATCGGGAGCAGAAGCATGA